The region GTTGGCCGATGTCGCTGATGTGGCCGGCGCGATGTCGCTCGAAGCGTTGCATGGAACAAACGCTGCATTTGATCTGCGTATTCAGGCCGCGCGACCACATCCCGGTCAGCGGACGGTTGCTGAGCGTTTGCTTCGCCTGACACAAGACAGTGAGATTATGCTCTCACACAAGCACTGCTCGCGCGTGCAGGATGCTTATAGCCTTCGTTGTATGCCGCAGGTTCATGGAGCTGTCCGTGATGTGATCAGTCATGTGGAGAAGCTAATTGAAACGGAGATCAACAGCGCCACCGATAATCCGCTGGTTTTTACCGACGGAGCAGATGTGATTTCCGGCGGCAATTTTCATGGCGAGCCGCTGGCACTGGGGTTCGATTACTTGGCGATGGCCATCGCCGAATTAGGGGCTATCTCTGAACGTCGCATTGAGCGACTGGTCAATCCTGACTTGAGCGAGCTGCCTGCCTTTTTGACGCCAACGCCGGGTGTAGCGTCCGGCATGATGCTCTTTCAAATCGCGGCTGTTTCGCTCTGCGCCGAGAACAAAGTGCTGGCGCATCCGGCATCGGTTGACTCGCTTCCCACCGATGGCAACAAGGAAGACCATGTCAGTATGGGCATGACGTCGGCGTTGAAGTTGCGTCCGATGCTTGACAACGTCGCCTCGATTCTCGCGATGGAATTGATCTGTGCCGCTCAGGCGCTGGAGTTTCTGGCTCCGCTCAAGCCGGGGCGAGGCACGGCCCAGGCCTATGAACGGATTCGTTCGCTGGTGCCACCCTTGCGTGAAGACCGCGTGTGGTCAGACGAAATTGCCCGTGTTTGCGCTCATCTTGATGAAATTGCCGAGATCAGTTGAGTTGCTTTTGCTGGGGACGCGTTGAACTGTGAGGCCGTCGTCAAGTGAGCCATTCAGGCACTGTCTCGCCGGTTGCCTTCTGCCAGGCGGCGTCAAATTCTTCGCTGCTCCATTGAGCGCGCAAT is a window of Blastocatellia bacterium DNA encoding:
- the hutH gene encoding histidine ammonia-lyase — protein: MAMVTLDGRSLTLDDVAAVAWNNEPVELSAEAVERMLASRRVIEMILAQGRVVYGVNTGFGKLATVTIPSDQIEQLQLNLVRSHCCGVGEPLSEAETRAMLLMRANVLAKGFSGVRPCVAETLVAMLNHGIHPVIPCKGSVGASGDLAPLAHLALSAIGEGDVIFKGRRMSAQEAMRQAGVEPLKLQAKEGLALLNGTQAMTAVGGLALCRFKRLADVADVAGAMSLEALHGTNAAFDLRIQAARPHPGQRTVAERLLRLTQDSEIMLSHKHCSRVQDAYSLRCMPQVHGAVRDVISHVEKLIETEINSATDNPLVFTDGADVISGGNFHGEPLALGFDYLAMAIAELGAISERRIERLVNPDLSELPAFLTPTPGVASGMMLFQIAAVSLCAENKVLAHPASVDSLPTDGNKEDHVSMGMTSALKLRPMLDNVASILAMELICAAQALEFLAPLKPGRGTAQAYERIRSLVPPLREDRVWSDEIARVCAHLDEIAEIS